A region from the Lutra lutra chromosome 1, mLutLut1.2, whole genome shotgun sequence genome encodes:
- the TECR gene encoding very-long-chain enoyl-CoA reductase isoform X2, with the protein MHLLLVVRLLEGQRVEILDAKTREKLCFLDKVEPHATIAEIKNLFTKTHPQWYPARQSLRLDPKGKSLKDEDVLQKLPVGTTATLYFRDLGAQISWVTVFLTEYAGPLFIYLLFYFRVPFIYGHKYDFTSSRHTVVHLACICHSFHYVKRLLETLFVHRFSHGTMPLRNIFKNCTYYWGFAAWMAYYINHPLYTPPTYGAQQVKLALAIFVICQLGNFSIHMALRDLRPAGSKTRKIPYPTKNPFTWLFLLVSCPNYTYEVGSWIGFAIMTQCLPVALFSLVGFTQMTIWAKGKHRSYLKEFRDYPPLRMPIIPFLL; encoded by the exons GTGGAGATTTTGGACGCAAAGACGCGGGAGAAGCTTTGCTTCCTGGACAAG GTGGAACCCCATGCCACCATTGCCGAGATCAAGAACCTTTTCACCAAGACCC ATCCACAGTGGTACCCTGCCCGCCAGTCCCTCCGCTTGGACCCCA AGGGCAAGTCCCTGAAGGATGAGGATGTTCTGCAGAAGCTGCCTGTGGGCACCACGGCCACACTCTACTTCCGGGACCTAGGGGCCCAGATCAGCTGGGTGACG GTCTTCCTGACCGAGTACGCAGGGCCCCTCTTCATCTACCTGCTCTTCTACTTCCGAGTGCCCTTCATCTATGGCCACAAATACGACTTCACGTCCAGCCGGCACACAGTGGTGCA cctcgcCTGCATCTGCCACTCATTCCACTACGTCAAGCGTCTGCTGGAGACGCTCTTCGTGCACCGCTTCTCCCATGGCACCATGCCCTTGCGCAACATCTTCAAG AACTGCACCTACTACTGGGGCTTCGCTGCCTGGATGGCCTATTACATCAACCACCCTCTCTACACACCCCCCA CCTACGGAGCTCAGCAGGTGAAACTGGCGCTCGCCATCTTCGTG ATCTGCCAGCTTGGCAACTTCTCCATCCACATGGCTCTGCGGGACCTGCGGCCGGCTG GGTCCAAAACCAGGAAGATCCCCTACCCTACCAAGAACCCCTTCACCTGGCTCTTCCTGCTGGTGTCCTGTCCCAACTATACCTACGAG GTGGGGTCCTGGATTGGCTTTGCCATCATGACACAGTGTCTCCCAG TGGCCCTCTTCTCCCTGGTGGGCTTCACGCAGATGACCATCTGGGCCAAGGGCAAGCACCGCAGCTACCTGAAAGAGTTCCGAGACTACCCGCCCCTGCGCATGCCCAtcatccccttcctcctctga
- the TECR gene encoding very-long-chain enoyl-CoA reductase isoform X3, which produces MKHYEVEILDAKTREKLCFLDKVEPHATIAEIKNLFTKTHPQWYPARQSLRLDPKGKSLKDEDVLQKLPVGTTATLYFRDLGAQISWVTVFLTEYAGPLFIYLLFYFRVPFIYGHKYDFTSSRHTVVHLACICHSFHYVKRLLETLFVHRFSHGTMPLRNIFKNCTYYWGFAAWMAYYINHPLYTPPTYGAQQVKLALAIFVICQLGNFSIHMALRDLRPAGSKTRKIPYPTKNPFTWLFLLVSCPNYTYEVGSWIGFAIMTQCLPVALFSLVGFTQMTIWAKGKHRSYLKEFRDYPPLRMPIIPFLL; this is translated from the exons GTGGAGATTTTGGACGCAAAGACGCGGGAGAAGCTTTGCTTCCTGGACAAG GTGGAACCCCATGCCACCATTGCCGAGATCAAGAACCTTTTCACCAAGACCC ATCCACAGTGGTACCCTGCCCGCCAGTCCCTCCGCTTGGACCCCA AGGGCAAGTCCCTGAAGGATGAGGATGTTCTGCAGAAGCTGCCTGTGGGCACCACGGCCACACTCTACTTCCGGGACCTAGGGGCCCAGATCAGCTGGGTGACG GTCTTCCTGACCGAGTACGCAGGGCCCCTCTTCATCTACCTGCTCTTCTACTTCCGAGTGCCCTTCATCTATGGCCACAAATACGACTTCACGTCCAGCCGGCACACAGTGGTGCA cctcgcCTGCATCTGCCACTCATTCCACTACGTCAAGCGTCTGCTGGAGACGCTCTTCGTGCACCGCTTCTCCCATGGCACCATGCCCTTGCGCAACATCTTCAAG AACTGCACCTACTACTGGGGCTTCGCTGCCTGGATGGCCTATTACATCAACCACCCTCTCTACACACCCCCCA CCTACGGAGCTCAGCAGGTGAAACTGGCGCTCGCCATCTTCGTG ATCTGCCAGCTTGGCAACTTCTCCATCCACATGGCTCTGCGGGACCTGCGGCCGGCTG GGTCCAAAACCAGGAAGATCCCCTACCCTACCAAGAACCCCTTCACCTGGCTCTTCCTGCTGGTGTCCTGTCCCAACTATACCTACGAG GTGGGGTCCTGGATTGGCTTTGCCATCATGACACAGTGTCTCCCAG TGGCCCTCTTCTCCCTGGTGGGCTTCACGCAGATGACCATCTGGGCCAAGGGCAAGCACCGCAGCTACCTGAAAGAGTTCCGAGACTACCCGCCCCTGCGCATGCCCAtcatccccttcctcctctga
- the TECR gene encoding very-long-chain enoyl-CoA reductase isoform X1, which produces MDLNMSMVAREASQGLGPGPSLGLNGLPRIAPTKVTKKPKKAVLFFEVEILDAKTREKLCFLDKVEPHATIAEIKNLFTKTHPQWYPARQSLRLDPKGKSLKDEDVLQKLPVGTTATLYFRDLGAQISWVTVFLTEYAGPLFIYLLFYFRVPFIYGHKYDFTSSRHTVVHLACICHSFHYVKRLLETLFVHRFSHGTMPLRNIFKNCTYYWGFAAWMAYYINHPLYTPPTYGAQQVKLALAIFVICQLGNFSIHMALRDLRPAGSKTRKIPYPTKNPFTWLFLLVSCPNYTYEVGSWIGFAIMTQCLPVALFSLVGFTQMTIWAKGKHRSYLKEFRDYPPLRMPIIPFLL; this is translated from the exons ATGGACCTGAACATGAGCATGGTGGCCCGGGAGGCCAGCCAGGGCCTCGGCCCGGGCCCCAGCCTCGGCCTCAATGGCCTCCCCCGGATCGCACCCACCAAAGTGACCAAAAAACCTAAAAAGGCCGTTCTCTTTTTCGAGGTGGAGATTTTGGACGCAAAGACGCGGGAGAAGCTTTGCTTCCTGGACAAG GTGGAACCCCATGCCACCATTGCCGAGATCAAGAACCTTTTCACCAAGACCC ATCCACAGTGGTACCCTGCCCGCCAGTCCCTCCGCTTGGACCCCA AGGGCAAGTCCCTGAAGGATGAGGATGTTCTGCAGAAGCTGCCTGTGGGCACCACGGCCACACTCTACTTCCGGGACCTAGGGGCCCAGATCAGCTGGGTGACG GTCTTCCTGACCGAGTACGCAGGGCCCCTCTTCATCTACCTGCTCTTCTACTTCCGAGTGCCCTTCATCTATGGCCACAAATACGACTTCACGTCCAGCCGGCACACAGTGGTGCA cctcgcCTGCATCTGCCACTCATTCCACTACGTCAAGCGTCTGCTGGAGACGCTCTTCGTGCACCGCTTCTCCCATGGCACCATGCCCTTGCGCAACATCTTCAAG AACTGCACCTACTACTGGGGCTTCGCTGCCTGGATGGCCTATTACATCAACCACCCTCTCTACACACCCCCCA CCTACGGAGCTCAGCAGGTGAAACTGGCGCTCGCCATCTTCGTG ATCTGCCAGCTTGGCAACTTCTCCATCCACATGGCTCTGCGGGACCTGCGGCCGGCTG GGTCCAAAACCAGGAAGATCCCCTACCCTACCAAGAACCCCTTCACCTGGCTCTTCCTGCTGGTGTCCTGTCCCAACTATACCTACGAG GTGGGGTCCTGGATTGGCTTTGCCATCATGACACAGTGTCTCCCAG TGGCCCTCTTCTCCCTGGTGGGCTTCACGCAGATGACCATCTGGGCCAAGGGCAAGCACCGCAGCTACCTGAAAGAGTTCCGAGACTACCCGCCCCTGCGCATGCCCAtcatccccttcctcctctga